One stretch of Rhizoctonia solani chromosome 8, complete sequence DNA includes these proteins:
- a CDS encoding GMC oxidoreductase — MKAIGALSLISAAAVNAATTYDYVIVGGGTAGLAVAARLSEDPKVTVAVLEAGGTGFGNPNVTDLRNRYMPFGTQIDWVLPTVPQAAANGRVYTHAQGKVLGGSSAINGAVYIRPAKEEYAAFEKLGATGWSFTTLQKAGLKSEKLTMPTTKLGGVLPNPAYHGTNGPVSVTIQNNVSSFFNDVAVPTIKNLGHKWNPDNNGGSPNGATPVQVTIFPNSYNRSYSPNTYYLPNAGRANLHVFTDSPVSKILWKNSTATGNVLATGVEYLNGTEAQTLAAKNVIVSAGALHTPKVLELSGIGDPTILKAIGVPVKVDLPGVGKNLQNQLGVNVQYRLKSENITAGAETQAPIIEVEPAQVILSAADLAKSEQLLSTKTGEISQEQFDIMKSLIKNKVAQTEMNWSLVKNADSTFNIQFYTTDLHTFSRGQVHASSSDPTAKPTLDPKYLSVEHDIWYLSRAVAYTRNITAAEPLASYIESEVTPGSNITSPDQLESWLKTNFRTMSHFVGTAAAVPKAKGGVVDPRNFKVYGTQNVRVVDASTIPLLPGIHTMSLVYAIAEYASERIKST, encoded by the exons ATGAAGGCAATTGGAGCTCTTTCCCTCATCTCTGCGGCTGCTGTGAATGCTGCCACTACATACGACTATGTCATCG TCGGAGGTGGAACCGCCGGTCTTGCTGTTGCAGCACGCCTTTCTGAAGATCCCAAAGTTACTGTTGCCGTGCTCGAGGCTGGTGGAAC TGGATTTGGCAA TCCCAATGTCACCGACTTGAGGAACCGCTACATGCCGTTTGGCACTCAAATCGATTGGGTTCTCCCAACCGTCCCTCAGGCTGCGGCCAACGGCCGAGTCTATACCCATGCTCAAGGCAAGGTCCTTGGCGGTTCTTCTGCGATCAATGGGGCGGTCTACATCCGGCCCGCCAAGGAGGAATACGCGGCATTTGAGAAGCTCGGGGCTACCGGATGGTCGTTTACCACCCTTCAGAAGGCCGGTTTGAAGAGCGAGAAGCTTACAATGCCAACCACCAAGCTTGGCGGTGTCCTACCTAATCCGGCTTATCACGGAACCAACGGCCCAGTGTCTGTGACGATCCAGAACAACGTATCTAG CTTCTTTAATGATGTCGCAGTACCGACTATCAAAAATCTCGGGCACAAGTGGAACCCGGACAATAACGGAGGTTCCCCCAACGGTGCTACTCCGGTCCAAGTG ACTATTTTCCCCAATAGCTACAACCGGTCGTACTCGCCCAACACATATT ACCTGCCGAATGCTGGACGGGCGAACCTTCATGTATTTACCGATTCACCTGTGAGCAAGATCCTTTGGAAGAACTCCACTGCCACTGGAAACGTATTGGCCACCGGAGTTGAGTACCTTAATGGCACCGAAGCTCAGACCCTT GCGGCCAAGAACGTCATTGTTTCGGCTGGTGCTTTGCACACACCCAAGGTTCTTGAGCTGAGTGGTATCGGTGACCCAACCATCCTTAAAGC CATCGGGGTCCCTGTGAAGGTCGATTTGCCCGGTGTTGGAAAAAACCTTCAGAACC AACTTGGTGTCAATGTTCAGTATAGACTTAAGAGCGAGAACATTACCG CTGGCGCGGAGACTCAAGCACCCATCATCGAGGTTGAGCCTGCTCAAGTCATTTTGTCCGCTGCCGATCTTGCCAAATCCGAGCAACTACTTTCTACTAAGACTGGAGAGATctcccaagaacaattcgaCATCATGAAGTCGCTGATCAAAAACAAGGTTGCCCAGACTGAGATGAACTGG AGTCTTGTTAAAAACGCGGACAGCACCTTCAACATTCAATTCTACACCACGGACCTTCACACCTTCTCGCGCGGGCAAGTG CACGCGAGCTCTTCTGATCCCACCGCGAAGCCCACCCTCGACCCCAAATA TCTATCCGTCGAACACGATATC TGGTATCTCTCCCGCGCGGTCGCCTACACTCGTAATATCACTGCGGCAGAGCCATTGGCAAGCTATATTGAAT CCGAAGTAACACCTGGTAGCAATATTACTTCGCCTGATCAACTTGAATCATGGCTCAAGACCAATTTCCGCACCAT GTCTCACTTCGTGGGTACTGCCGCTGCAG tccccaaagccaagggCGGTGTTGTGGACCCACGTAACTTCAAAGTT TATGGAACCCA AAACGTTCGCGTGGTTGACGCATCCACCATTCCACTCCTCCCTGGCATTCATACTATG TCCTTGGTGTATGCGATTGCCGAATATGCTTCCGAGCGCATTAAGTCCACCTGA
- a CDS encoding alpha-L-arabinofuranosidase gives MALSDGICGMFNIGNDNYPLAFCGSDTVKLNNSSTVSTILLCMANPSTSDWFGYGTNLKSDNRVIQRAGDQGLADDNLLRAITSPVSDQYSYGKPDKFNTTSGPDNTMGPFYRLFVLALTAGAFAQSSLRIQVTNTQTHAIPSTMYGWMWEDINHSGDGGLYAELLQNRAFQAVTANTPQALNAWSAYRGTSLSVINSIPGVSNALRNSLQAKIPAGASGQVGFDNSGYWGIKVQSGWKYTGSFYARSDSYTGSVTVSLASSSGTTYATATVSGVTNSWKKFTFDFTPSQSAPDVKNVFRVTVDGASASGKSVYFGMFSLFPPTYKGRQNGMRIDLAEALAASKPRVWRFPGGNNLEGQTVAKRWKWNETIGPIENRPGRQGDWGYANTDGLGLIEYLNWAEDIGAEPILAHQLYYTPAGYSLGGETVPESQLQPYVQDAINEIQFITGDANTNQWAKLRAQYGRTAPYKLRYIEIGNEDFAASASYAQYRWRVFVNGLKAAFPNSGFQYIATTYPSTTLSPAYTHIDWHQYNVPKWFIDHALEYDTYPRNGAQVFVGEYAVTSTNPSCIFGPPSCGRLEYPTLQGAVAEAAYMTGLERNSDVVFASTYAPTLQNINGHQWTPDVITFDAGSMVKSASYYAQQMFGSNMGTHVLKTSPAPSASVPLHWVASHDAANKIVYLKASNTGTSSFTGTFALDFPITGQSTTTLLTAGAPGTFNTLSNPNAVVPQTSNLNVGSGATSFTYNFPPQSVAVFKLPVGW, from the exons ATGGCACTCTCCGATGGTATCTGCGGGATGTTTAACATTGGTAATGACAATTACCCCCTTGCCTTTTGTGGCTCTGATACCGTCAAGCTAAACAACTCTAGCACCGTGAGTACAATTTTACTGTGCATGGCCAATCCGAGCACCAGCGATTGGTTCGGGTACGGCACCAATCTTAAG TCCGACAACCGCGTTATTCAGAGAGCCGGAGACCAAGGCCTGGCCGATGATAACCTGTTGAGAGCCATCACTTCTCCGGTATCCGATCAATACTC GTACGGAAAACCTGACAAGTTCAACACCACGAGCGGCCCCGACAACACGATGGGACCCTTTTACAGACTTTTTGTTCTTGCTCTTACTGCGGGTGCCTTCGCCCAGTCCTCGTTGCGCATCCAAGTGACAAACACTCAAACTCATGCCATTCCTTCTACTATGTATGGTTGGATGTGGGAG GACATCAATCATAG CGGAGACGGCGGGCTATATGCCGAACTCCTACAAAACCGTGCCTTTCAGGCCGTGACCGCTAATACACCCCAAGC ACTAAATGCATGGAGTGCTTACAGAGGGACCAGCCTCAGCGTAATCAATAGCATTCCTGGGGTTTCCAATGCTCTTCGCAATTCCTTACAAGCTAAGATTCCAGCGGGCGCGAGCGGTCAAGTTGGATTTGATAACTCGGGGTACTGGG GAATCAAGGTCCAATCGGGATGGAAGTACACAGGCTCTTTCTACGCAAGGTCTGATAGCTATACCGGTTCCGTCACCGTCTCCTTGGCTTCTTCATCAGGGACTACCTATGCAACCGCAACGGTTTCAGGAGTGACAAACTCCTGGAAAAAGTTCACCTTTGATTTCACTCCATCCCAGTCCGCCCCGGATGTGAAGAACGTCTTTCGCGTGACTGTGGACGGTGCGAGCGCCTCAGGGAAATCAGTTTATTTTGGAATGTTCTCACTTTTCCCTCCCACGTACAAGGGTCGTCAGAACGGTATGCGTATCGATCTTGCAGAAGCCCTGGCCGCATCGAAGCCTCGAGTATGGCGATTCCCCGGCGGAAATAACTTGGAAG GGCAAACTGTCGCTAAACGCTGGAAATGGAACGAAACT ATTGGGCC GATCGAGAATCGTccaggacgtcaaggagacTGGG GATATGCCAATACGGATGGACTA GGCTTGATCGAATATTTGAATTGGGCTGAGGACATTGGTGCC GAGCCCATTCTTG CTCATCAATTGTACTACACACCAGCTGGCTATTCACTGGGCGGCGAAACTGTTCCAGAATCCCAGTTGCAACCTTACGTTCAAGATGCCATAAACGAAATTCAATTTATCACCGGAGATGCGAATACAAACCAATGGGCTAAACTTCGTGCACAGTACGGCCGTACAGCCCCATACAAGCTCAGGTATATCGAGATTGGAAACGAGGATTTCGCG GCGTCTGCATC CTATGCTCAGTACCGTTGGAGG GTGTTCGTCAATGGCCTCAAAGCTGCTTTCCCCAACAGTGGCTTCCAATACATTGCAACAACTTACCCTAGCACTACCCTGAGCCCCGCATATACCCACATCGATTGGCACCAATACAATGTACCAAAGTGGTTTATTGATCATGCATTGGAGTACGATACGTACCCTCGCAACGGAGCACAAGTTTTCGTCGGAGA GTATGCCGTTACTTCGACAAATCCATCTTGTATCTTTGGACCTCCTTCGTGCGGTCGATTGGAGTACCCAACTCTTCAGGGTGCGGTCGCAGAAGCTGCGTATATGACGGGTTTGGAGCG AAACTCGGATGTTGTCTTTGCTTCGACAT ATGCTCCTACTCTACAAAATATCAACGGTCATCAATGGACTCCTGATGTCATCACCTTCGACGCTGGGTCAATGGTGAAATCTGCGTCGTACTACGCCCAACAG ATGTTTGGCAGCAATATGGGCACACATGTTCTCAAAACCTCGCCTGCGCCAAGCGCCAGCGTTCCATTGCACTGGGTTGCGAGCCACGACGCAGCTAACAAGATAGTGTACCTGAAG GCTTCTAATACTGGTACAAGCTCGTTCACAGGAACCTTCGCCCTTGATTTCCCGATCACTGGTCAATCAACTACCACCTTACTCACTGCCGGAGCCCCTGGTACATTCAATACTCTGAGCAATCCCAATGCTGTAGTCCCTCAAACCTCTAACCTCAATGTGGGATCCGGTGCAACTTCGTTTACCTATAACTTCCCTCCTCAAAGTGTTGCCGTATTCAAACTCCCAGTAGGATGGTGA